In a genomic window of Larus michahellis chromosome 3, bLarMic1.1, whole genome shotgun sequence:
- the SMIM8 gene encoding small integral membrane protein 8: MSSTKPPNENELPKERKPGLRSVQTTMLFRAVNPELFIKPNKPVMAFGLIAISLCVAYLGYLHATVENKKDLYEAIDSEGSRYMRRKTSKWD, translated from the exons ATGTCTTCCACCAAACCTCCAAATGAAAACGAACTACCCAAAGAGAGGAAACCAGGACTGAGGAGTGTTCAAACAACTATGCTCTTCCGAGCTGTGAACCCAGAGCTTTTCATTAAACCT aaCAAACCTGTGATGGCATTTGGACTCATAGCAATTAGCCTCTGTGTGGCCTACCTTGGTTATTTGCATGCAACAGTAGAGAATAAAAAGGACCTTTATGAAGCAATCGACAGTGAGGGGTCCAGGTATATGAGGAGGAAAACTTCCAAGTGGGACTGA
- the C3H6orf163 gene encoding uncharacterized protein C6orf163 homolog: protein MIRSSDLDSFVCCAVCSKIIPPPPSSATFNRIREYKPFRTRYYTHRDILEIGADIQKEQHKNKEAEIQDRIETMKAELWSQAEMLKEEAVDKALKEAAANHSAFVQDLKQKLGKELREEVRKAKAEMQQYMEDEQKKEAEAAEQRMAHRLQCALMECAREKMQAVAEARKQEREAALKEAAVQHRKHLEQLKEESMLAEEQYHKRIEQLNKEKCNEIKIALSIARKENQIETDKQLREAGTLHLNELEKVTVALKAAEEHIKTLTQKLKQMTDWKDNLETEIQETRQAFQKYIDVTFPNLSPGQADFILPFRKTFEQKDTPEEAKDNDKEYKRTGITSERFTAMGKQNCK from the exons ATGATTAGAAGTTCTGATCTGGACTCCTTTGTTTGTTGTGCTGTGTGTTCAAAAATAATACCACCACCACCTTCTAGTGCTACTTTCAATCGGATTCGTGAGTATAAACCTTTCAGAACGCGGTATTACACTCATCGTGATATACTGG AGATTGGAGCAGACATTCAAAaagaacaacacaaaaataaGGAGGCAGAGATACAAGATCGCATTGAAACAATGAAAGCTGAACTTTGGTCTCAG GCTGAAATGCTCAAGGAAGAGGCAGTGGATAAAGCTCTCAAAGAGGCAGCCGCTAACCACAGTGCATTTGTACAGGACCTTAAACAAAAACTTGGAAAGGAATTAAGG GAAGAGGTGAGGAAGGCGAAGGCAGAGATGCAGCAGTACATGGAGGATGAGCAGAAGAAAGAGGCCGAAGCTGCAGAGCAGCGCATGGCTCACAGACTTCAGTGCGCCCTCATGGAGTGTGCCCGGGAGAAAATGCAAGCGGTGGCTGAAGCCAGGAAACAGGAGAGGGAGGCAGCCCTGAAGGAAGCCGCCGTACAGCACAG aaagcatttAGAGCAACTCAAGGAAGAAAGTATGCTAGCTGAGGAACAGTATCATAAGCGTATAGAgcaattaaacaaagaaaaatgtaatgagaTTAAAATTGCCCTGAGTATTGCACGAAAAGAGAATCAAATTGAGACTGACAAACAGCTCAGGGAAGCAGGCACCCTACATCTTAATGAGCTGGAAAAAGTGACGGTTGcgctgaaagcagcagaagaacaCATAAAGACTCTCACGCAAAAACTGAAACAGATGACAGATTGGAAGGACAACCtggaaactgaaatacaagaaacaaGACAAGCTTTTCAAAAGTATATTGATGTCACATTTCCTAACCTGTCCCCTGGACAAGCAGATTTTATTCTGCCATTCAGAAAAACATTTGAGCAGAAGGACACCCCAGAAGAAGCAAAGGACAATGACAAGGAATACAAGAGAACTGGTATTACAAGTGAGAGATTCACAGCCATGGGTAAACAGAACTGCAAATAG